The genomic interval TCCCTGGCTTTCCATTGGAAGCTCTGGGGCAAAATGGCCTGCAAGGGGCGTCGCCGGTCTGGGACAAAGCGGGCACGGTCCTCCCTGTCCCTTTCCCCTGGGTCACAGCCTGATGACGACCACCTTTCTATCTACAAGAAAAGCTGCCCCTTAGGGGAAGAGGACTGCCAGGGCCGAGCCAAACACCGGCCTCGCTCTGCCCCCTTCAAGTCCCACCTTTCCTCTGAGCCCCACCTGGACTACGGGTTGGATGGAGCCTTCCCCGCGTCTTCGTCCGTGCCACAGACCTCTCGCCTCAGCTTGCTGGGAGCCCTGATGGAGGACGCTTCCTCTTACCCTCAGTATGTGGAGCTGCAGAGGGTCAGTTTTGACAAAGATTCTGGAGGCATGGAGCTGGATGAGGAAGAGACGGCTGCCATGCTCAAATACCCTACTGGGGGGGTCCAAGCCTCCCCCAGGACTCGGAAGGTTGGCGAGGCCGAGATCGGCCTGGATGGAGAGCGAGGTAAACCTCAGGCCCTCTCCCCTGTCTGTGAATCTGGCAGAGGGGTTGTGGCGCTAATGAAGCAGGGCTGTTGTTCGGACTAGGCACTGTGTTCTCTTTTTAATCAACTGCCCTCTCTATTGTATTCCTCCATGTGGGATTGTACACAAAGTATGTGGGGGGGGGTATAATCATGCAGAATGCAAATGGTGGAGGTCATTAGTTTTGATCTCATTTGATCTGTAAACCCAAATTTGGAAACATTcctcttttttggactgcagctcccagaatcttccatactgcatccccccccccccaaaaaaaaaaaacatgtttgcaaATTCTGCTCTATACCAGTCAGATGGTCAAAGCTGCCTTGCCAATGGCAAGAACGTTGTCATACTTTGATACAACTTGAATAGGTCTACCATGACCgcagcctgtggaatcctgggactgtagtttggtgaggagccagagctctctgtcagaaaatTTCAAAATGCCTCATGAAACAGtagatcccagcattccttggGATAGAACCTTGGCCACTAAAGTGGAGCCATAGGACTACCGTGTGTAGCACGAAGGAACCTTCTGAACTCCCAGTTCACAATGTTTGTTTATTCCAGAGATAACTTTACATGAGTGGGATAGAACAGGATGTTAAGTGAATCAGTAATCTCTGCAGAATGCCAGTACGCTCAGAGCAGTTCAGTGTTTAAAATAATGATGTGCAATTCAACTGACACTATGgccaaaagggaagagaaagatgaagaaattCAGGTGTTCGGGTGGGATTCTGTTTGGGGCCACTTCAGGGTCTCTCTGGTCCCATGGGGGATGCACACCTGTCATTTTCTGGTTGGAGGTTTCAGCTCTTTGGTGATGGGTTAGACAGGACATAGAAGCAAAATAGCTTGGATGGGAGAGAACTCAATATCTTGAGGCAGGCTCTATCTCCTGACAGTCGGAGCACATTTCTAAttcacatttaaaacaacatcCCTGTTTCTAATGAGGGTGTGCTGCCATGATATCTGGGGATTATTGCAAGGCCCTCAACAACCTCCTGGGTCTCTCTCACTGGCTTATAGGCCCCCTGGATGGTCTCCCCAATGGCTTTGCGTCCCTCACTCCTGACGGTGACCTCTGCTCCCTCCCTGGAGTGGCGGATGCCACCATCCTCATCAGCAACGTCTGTAGCATTGGAGACCACGCGGCTGAGGAACTCTTCCAAGGCCCCCGGGACAAGGAGAGGCTGCTGGATCCTTCTGGAATCAAGCTGGAAGTGGGGAGCCAGCAGGCAGAGTCGGCCGCTGAGGGAGGGCAAGAGAGGTTCGGCGAGAAGATGGCCCAGCACAGCCCACTGAGGGAAGAACACATCACCTGTGTGCACAGTAAGGACATGTGTGAGCGAGTGAGTGTGCGAGGCCAGGGAGCAATCATATGGGGCAGCCCAGCCATATCTGTAGGGTTACACAATTTTGCCTTGCCAAGCCCATTACATTTCCTCTAAggctggaaagggagggggggaaggttACAGTGAATTGATTGCAAAAAAAGCAACACAAGAGCACCGTAACACACACTATAAGTTGTCAAAAAGAGATGCGCGTTAATCTGTTTCAGCATTTAAAAGCAAAGGAGGAGACAAAAGGAATCTTGCAGTCactttgctatttttatttcccacctttcctcagCCTGGGACTCAGGGCCTGTTACAAAGGTACAAACCACTACGGCTACATAAAAAACTTCATCTCATATAAAAAGTTAAACTAGCAATGGAATTAAAAGCAGTTCAGCAAATGGCCATTTAAAGAGAGCAACAAATAATGGAGCCCATTCAGGGAAGCCCCTTTCTTTCTGAACAGTCAGTCCTCAGAGGCCTTCCGAAACCAAAaggcattttctttcttctgaagGGATAACAAGAAGGGCTGTTGAGTTCAGCCCAGTTCTTCAGAAGATATGTATTCATCTGCAGAAGCAGATTGAAATCCACAAGACTCATGCTGATTAATTAGGCCTAATGGGGCTGAAAAGGTCTTCCCACCCTCTTCCCTTTTTATGCACAGTTTGAGGtgttagatttcctgcatggcagaatggggttggactggatggcccttgtggtctcttccaactctacgattctatgattctgttgggCTGAGGCCcgtctgccttcaagtcctttctgacttatggtgatcctaaagtgaacctattacaggattttcttgaccagatttattcatgggggtttgcctttgccttcctctgaggctgagagaaatgggtttccatggttgagcaggggtttgaactctggtctccaaagttttagtccagtgttcaaaccactatgccacactggctctgtaatGTCAGCACTTGGGAGCATTTGCGTATTCACTCTAGAAACAGCTGCCCTCATTCCCTGCTGTACTTTAAGAAATTACACCTGTTTCCCTGGCAAGCCATCCCTCCCCTCTAGGCTGGGCTCATGacaagtccaagtagaccaaaaattgaacatgagtcaacaatgagatgcggcagctaacaaggccaatgcgattttaggttgcatcaatagaagtatagggtctagatcaagagaagtaatagtgccactgtattctgctttggtcagaccccacctggaatattgtgtccagttctgggccccacaattcaaaaaggacattgagaaactggagcatttccaaaggagggtgaccaaaatggtgaagggtctgaaaaccatgaagtcctatgaggaatgacttagggagatggggatgtttagcctggagaagagaaggttaagaagcttgaaggggtgtcacattgatgAGGGAGCtagttttctgctactccagataATAGAATACAATGgcgcaatggattcaagctacaggaaaagagattccacctcaactttaggaagaacttcctgagagtaagggctgttcgacagtggaacacacgctttcctcagagattgtggtggagtctccttccttggaggtctttaaacagaggctggatggccatctgtcaatggggatgctttgattgagatttcctgcatggcaagagggttggactggatcagggcccttgtggtctcttccaactctgattatATGATTCATTTTTTCCGGGGCACCTGAGAGGTTGTGTGCTTGCTCTTCCTTCtccccagggatgtagccggggggggggggggctgggggtccggccccccccccctccattagaaaaatgaatggtgtgtgctgctgcgccgccgcactcaagccccattataatggtggcacttagtctggacccccccctccccttcctaaaatcctagctacgtccctgttctcCCCGACTCCTCCAGCCTTCCAAGCTGGGCTCCGGTTCCAGCTCGGCCTGCTGAGGCAGGGTACCATGTCTtcagctttcttctttccttgccACCAGACATCCTGGACGAGTTCCTGCAAACGTACGGCAGCCTCATTCCTATCAGCGTGGACGAGGTGGTGGAAAAGCTGGAGGACATCTTTCAGCAAGAGTTCTCAACGCCTCAGAGGTATggcttgctttgcctttcctccCTGCCTGCCCCACTCCAGCACCCTCCTTCCTCCTTGGGGAAACCAAGGGAAAGTATGTCTCTGACCTGTgtcaagtcaaaggctttcatggccggcagccatagatttttgtggggtttttttgggctatgtggccatgttctagaagagtttattgctgatgttttgccagccacggatgcaggcaaaacgttaggaataaactcttctagaacatgaccacagagcCCAAAAAGCCCAGCAAAAGCTATCTCTAACCCCCAGTGTTCCCTATCCTGCAATGATTGACCATTTTTTCACAAGGAAGCTTTTgcttattaaaatatgtatatcctAAGCTCTGTCTGGAGGTCTCAGGGTGGTGAAACTAAAACAGTGTAAataatggaatttaaaaatatctgaaaggatgttatgtagatggagcaagcatgttttctgcttgaGAGAGACTGGAACATGGAAGGatagatttaaattacaagaaaagatagcCTACCTCAACATTTAGGGGAACTTCTTcactataagagctgtttgagagtggaatttAGAATGCCTCCGGGGGTGGTGGGTTTTCCTTTATAGGCCATtttgaacagaggttggatagtcatctttcaggagtgctgtagttgtggattcctgcaaGGCAAGCGGTCGGCCATTGGGTCTCCCTTTCTACTGAAGAttctaaaatgattttaaatgacCCAGAACATTTAAAAGACActttaaaagacaaattaaaaccaGTTGAAATAGATTTGAATGATTTATAACCATGTAGAAGTGAGAAGTTGTGAAATACAAATTGGGCCCTTCTCTGAAGCCGCTCCAACTTACctgtatccttcttaaaatgagacacccagaactgaacatattACTCTGGATGAGGCCTGACTAGTGTAGAATATAGTggaactatgacttcccttgatttggaaaCTGGTTCTTTAATGCAGCTTAAATATAAttcatataaaagaaaaaatactataaattattttattaaacattttccaCTGAGGGATGAAACAGAGAGGAAAAGGTTTTCTGGTAATTTAATGTGGGTTCCAAACCATAGTTCATAATTGCACAAACATTTCACAGAATGAATGTTTTTCAGGCCTGTGCAAAGGTGTGTGTTGGAGGTAGAAAAGTCAACATCTCTAGGTGCCAGCATTTCAACAATGTGCTTCTGAGTGCTAAAATTGGCCTTGTGTTTCTAAATGGGAGAGCGCTGAAGGTGACCTGCTTTGTAGTCAAAAAGGGTCATGAGAGAAGGTGTGTGGAAACTTGGTGTCTAGAAAGAATATATTGCTGTACAGTACTTGAAATTCTAGAAGCTAATGGTAGGAAAGGGGATATTGAAAATATGCCTAACTATGAACAAAGTGACTACAGTGCTGAGCACCCCACTTCCCAGTAAAGCTAGAGGGGACTGCCATTTCAGAGAAGTTCTAGGAGGGCTGCATTCCAGTGGTGGCCAGAGCCAAATACAAAAAGGTGGAGCCCAAAGTACAAACCTGTTATTGCTTAAAGCCCTTACTACCAGAAAGTGAACCTGAGGGGATGCATTTCAACCTTTTAGAGGGGAGGAAGGATAATCCTGGTGTACAATCTGGAAAACCACTGAAATATGGTGGTTTGCGGGAGAGGGGTGTGGGATGTCTAGGGAGGGTCAGAGGGCATGGGGTGCAGAGAGATTGGGATGGGGAGGCAGATTGCAGGAGACCCAGGACCCAAGGGCTTTCCCCTGCTGAAGTAACAGAGGACTTTTCCTTTCTCTGGTATATTCCTGCAGGAAAGCCTTGGTCAACCAGCTGATCCAGTCCTACCAGCGTATGCCAGGCAATGCCATGGTCCGGACCTTCCGTGTGACCTACAAGCGCCACGTGGTCACCATGGATGACTTGCAGACACTCTATGGGCCCAACTGGCTCAACGACCAGGTATGACCTGTTTTAAGGGTCCCTGGGATAATGTATGGCAAGGGCAAGGCAGATGGTGTGCCAAGTGCACATAATGCATGCTGCATGTAACCCCAAATGATGTGTCAGGTGCACAGTCCGCTATCCCTTCCCTCTTTCTGAGATCAGAAgattggggaggggagagattcAGTATGTTGCAGTAGCTTAgaatagttactttttggatta from Sceloporus undulatus isolate JIND9_A2432 ecotype Alabama chromosome 6, SceUnd_v1.1, whole genome shotgun sequence carries:
- the SENP3 gene encoding sentrin-specific protease 3, giving the protein MKEAIQARKYWGASPGLQNTMGHRDKICCPSREWGEREPKRGGGGCFEGNRRLGYTSKKPPGFDPLSSGSDEEEKGNWDHPCMSSWGVSGSTSDPTQNKASSTGKVARSGGRAWPFEVKAVANSRGRPQLLGGTLRRHGSRRRRQRALQAFRMLLYSKSSSLAFHWKLWGKMACKGRRRSGTKRARSSLSLSPGSQPDDDHLSIYKKSCPLGEEDCQGRAKHRPRSAPFKSHLSSEPHLDYGLDGAFPASSSVPQTSRLSLLGALMEDASSYPQYVELQRVSFDKDSGGMELDEEETAAMLKYPTGGVQASPRTRKVGEAEIGLDGERGPLDGLPNGFASLTPDGDLCSLPGVADATILISNVCSIGDHAAEELFQGPRDKERLLDPSGIKLEVGSQQAESAAEGGQERFGEKMAQHSPLREEHITCVHNILDEFLQTYGSLIPISVDEVVEKLEDIFQQEFSTPQRKALVNQLIQSYQRMPGNAMVRTFRVTYKRHVVTMDDLQTLYGPNWLNDQVMNMYGDLVMDTVPEKVHFFNSFFYDKLRTKGYEGVKRWTKNVDIFNKELLLIPIHLEVHWSLICVEVKQKKITYLDSQRTLNRRCPKHICKYLQAEADKKNRPDFRDGWRGVFQMNIARQNNDSDCGAFVLQYSKYLALDLPFTFTQQDMPKLRRQMYKELCHCKLIA